TATGGACAAGTGGCCCCCGGGGGCGCACGGCACGACGTTCGGAGGAAACCCCATCTCGTGCGCCGCCTCGTGCGCCACGATCGACGCCATCCGCGAGGAGAAGCTTCTCGAAAACGGCGCCAAGGTCAGCGCGGCGGCTTTCAAGCGCCTCAACGAATGGCCGAAGAAATACAAGGCCGTGGGCGACGTCCGCGGCATAGGGCTGATGATCGGCATCGAGTTCGTCAAGCCCGGCACCAAGGAGCCCGACGCCGAGGCTTTCCAGGCCGTCGCCCGCCATGCCTTGGAGAAACGCGTCATACTCATCAGCTGCGGCCCGGGCGGCAACATCATCCGCCTCATCCCGCCGCTCGTCATCACGGAGGACGAGATGACGCGGGCGCTTGACGTCATCGAGGAAGGCGTTAAAAAACTGGGCGCGTAGGAGGCCGTGGCCGCCGGCCCGCTCCGGTGCTTCGTCAATAAAAGAGGGTTGATCTCGTGGCCAGAAAGCGCATCTTGATCATGGGCGCCGCCGGGCGCGACTTCCATAACTTCAACGCCTTCTTCCGCAGCCGGCGCGACTACGAGGTCGTTGCCTTCACCGCCACCCAGATTCCCAACATAGAGGGCCGCCGCTACCCGGCGTCGCTCGCCGGTCGCCTTTACCCGAAGGGGATTCCCATCTACCCCGAGTCGCGCCTCGAGGAGCTCGTCCGAAAGCTCAAGGTGGACCAGGTGGTTTTCTCCTACAGCGACGTCTCGCACGAGCACGTCATGCACCTCGCGTCGAAGGTCATCGCCTGCGGCACCGATTTCCGTCTCATGGGCACTAGGCACACGGCTGTGCGGGCAAAGAAAGTGCCCGTCGTCACGGTGACGGCGGTGCGCACGGGCTGCGGCAAGAGCCAGACGACGCGCAAGGTGGCGCTGGAGCTTCAAGCCCTGGGCTACCGCCGCGTGGTGGTGGTGCGCCATCCCATGCCCTACGGCAACCTCGAGCGCCAGGCCGTGCAGCGCTTCAAGACCCTCGAGGACCTCGCCCGGCATGACTGCACCATCGAGGAGCGCGAGGAGTACGAGCCCCACATCCGCCGCGGCACCGTGGTCTACGCCGGCGTGGACTACGAAAAAATTCTCCGGCGCGCCGAGCGCGAGGCCGACGTCATCGTCTGGGACGGCGGCAACAACGACCTGCCGTTCTACGAGGGCACGCGCACGCTCGACATCGTGGTCGTCGACCCGCACCGGGCGGGGCACGAGGTTTTGTACCACCCCGGCGAGGCCAACCTGCGCCGCGCCGACGTCATCGTCATCAACAAGATGGCGACCGCCAAGGCGGAGGACGTTCGCCTGGTTAAGAAGAACATCCGCGCCGCGAACCCCGGCGCCGTCGTGGTCCGAGCCGACTCGCCCATCTTCGTGGAGGACGGAAGGAGGCTGCGCCGAAAGCGCGTCCTCGTCGTCGAGGACGGCCCCACGCTCACGCACGGGGGGATGGCGTACGGCGCCGGCGTCATCGCCGCGCGGCAGTACGGGGCAAAGACGCTCGTGGATCCCAGAAAATACGCCGTCCGGTCCATCAAAGAGACCTTCAAGAAATACCCGCACATCGGAAAACTCCTTCCCGCCATGGGCTACGGGAAGAGGCAGGTGCTCGATTTGGAGAAAACCATCAGCCGCACGCCCTGCGACGTAGTCCTCATCGGCACGCCCGTGGACCTGCGCCGCCTGCTGCGGATCGACAAGCCGGCCATGCGCGCCACCTACAAGCTCGCCGAGATCGGCAGGCCCACGCTGCGGGAAATTCTCCGGAAGTTCGGCTTCAAGGGTCGTTAAATCGCCGTAGCAGTCTCCCGCCCGCAACGGGAAACCCTTGAGATTTACCGCCCCGGCGGCGTAAACTTTCGGTGATGGCCACAAAGGCAGAAGCCGCGCCGCCGTTCCGGGTCGGGCAAGCCGCGCCGGGCGAAGCCGTGGCCCCCGGGCCGGCGGGGGACGCATTGAAGAGGATTTTCGCGCCTGACGGCGCGCTCGCGCGGACCCACGGGCGCTTCGAGTTCAGGCCGAGGCAGCTCGAGATGGCGCGGCTCGTCGAGCGGGCCATTTTCGAAAAGCGCCACGCGCTCCTCGAAGCCGAGACCGGCATCGGAAAAACCCTTGCTTACCTTGCACCCGCCCTCATGTCGGGGAAAAAAACCGTCGTCTCGACGAGCACCAAGACGCTCCAGAGCCAGCTCTGGGAAAAGGATATTCCGCTCCTGCGCAGCGTGCTCGATGTGGACTTCGAGGCGGCGCTTTTGAAGGGGCGAAAGAATTACCTGTGCCTGTGGCGGATGCGGGAGGCGCACGAGCGGGCGCTTTTTCATACGAGCGAGGAGGCCGGGGCGTTCGGGGCCGTGCGCGCCTGGGCGGACGAGACGGGGACGGGACATATTTCCGAAATGGCCGCCCTTGCGGAAGATTCTCCCCTCTGGGAGCGCCTCACGGTGTCGAGCGAGGAATGCCTCGGGAGCAAGTGCCCCTTTTACGACGACTGCTTCGTCACCCGCGCGCGCGCCAGGGCGCTTCCCGCCGACCTGATCGTCGTCAACCACCACCTCTACGTCGCCGACCTGGCCGTGCGCGACACGCGGTTCGGAAAAATCATTCCCGACCACGACGTCGTCGTGTTCGACGAGGCGCACACGCTGGAGCGCGTGGCCACGCAGTTCTTCGGCGTAAGCGTGGCGCGCGGCGCGTACGCCCGGTTCGCGGCCGACGCGCGCAAGCGCCTCGCGCCCCCTCGCTCGGAGGCCGAGAAAGAAGGTCACGAAAAAGACGCCGCGCTTCTCTCGGAGCTCGAGGAGGCCGCCTTCGCCTATTTCGACCGCCGCGCTCCCTCGGACTTCGCCCAGCGCGCGCCGCTTCAACCCCATGCGGACGAGGCGGAGTTCCTGCACCTGCACGAGCGGATGCGGGACGCGCTCGCGCGCCTGGAGGCGCGGGCGGGCGCCGCCGGAAGCGATGCCGAGGCGCTTCTCGAGCGCGGCGCCGACCTGCTCGGGCGCACGGAGTTTCTGGCTTCCGCGAGCGACGGGAATTTCGCGTACTTCGTCGAGACCTCGGAGCGCACGCTCATCCTGCGCGCCTATCCCATCGAGGTGGGGCCGCTTCTCGCCGAGCGCGTCTTCGCGCCCCCCAAGACGGCCGTCCTCACCTCGGCGACCCTCACGGTGGGCGGCACCTTCGACTTCGTGCGCTCCCGCCTGGGCGCTCCGGAGGAGAGTCTTTCGCAATCCTTCGAGAGCCAGTTCGACTACGCCGAGCAGTCGCTCCTTTACGTGCCGACGCGCCTTCCCGCGCCCAACGCCCGCGACGCGTTCCTCGAAGGCGCCGCTGGGGAGGCGCGCGCGC
The DNA window shown above is from Acidobacteriota bacterium and carries:
- a CDS encoding GTPase, whose product is MGAAGRDFHNFNAFFRSRRDYEVVAFTATQIPNIEGRRYPASLAGRLYPKGIPIYPESRLEELVRKLKVDQVVFSYSDVSHEHVMHLASKVIACGTDFRLMGTRHTAVRAKKVPVVTVTAVRTGCGKSQTTRKVALELQALGYRRVVVVRHPMPYGNLERQAVQRFKTLEDLARHDCTIEEREEYEPHIRRGTVVYAGVDYEKILRRAEREADVIVWDGGNNDLPFYEGTRTLDIVVVDPHRAGHEVLYHPGEANLRRADVIVINKMATAKAEDVRLVKKNIRAANPGAVVVRADSPIFVEDGRRLRRKRVLVVEDGPTLTHGGMAYGAGVIAARQYGAKTLVDPRKYAVRSIKETFKKYPHIGKLLPAMGYGKRQVLDLEKTISRTPCDVVLIGTPVDLRRLLRIDKPAMRATYKLAEIGRPTLREILRKFGFKGR
- a CDS encoding ATP-dependent DNA helicase, translated to MATKAEAAPPFRVGQAAPGEAVAPGPAGDALKRIFAPDGALARTHGRFEFRPRQLEMARLVERAIFEKRHALLEAETGIGKTLAYLAPALMSGKKTVVSTSTKTLQSQLWEKDIPLLRSVLDVDFEAALLKGRKNYLCLWRMREAHERALFHTSEEAGAFGAVRAWADETGTGHISEMAALAEDSPLWERLTVSSEECLGSKCPFYDDCFVTRARARALPADLIVVNHHLYVADLAVRDTRFGKIIPDHDVVVFDEAHTLERVATQFFGVSVARGAYARFAADARKRLAPPRSEAEKEGHEKDAALLSELEEAAFAYFDRRAPSDFAQRAPLQPHADEAEFLHLHERMRDALARLEARAGAAGSDAEALLERGADLLGRTEFLASASDGNFAYFVETSERTLILRAYPIEVGPLLAERVFAPPKTAVLTSATLTVGGTFDFVRSRLGAPEESLSQSFESQFDYAEQSLLYVPTRLPAPNARDAFLEGAAGEARALVEAARGRTFLLFTSFGYLEAIYERLRGPLKSFRLFRQGDAPRERILEEFRETEGAVLFGTASFWEGVDIQGDALVAVVVDRLPFEVPDDPLLKARLARVEAAGKNPFWDYQVPQAALSLKQGLGRLIRSRTDRGVLCVLDSRIVKRAYGKVFLKTLPPCRLTSRREEALGFLHQC